One segment of Triticum aestivum cultivar Chinese Spring chromosome 2A, IWGSC CS RefSeq v2.1, whole genome shotgun sequence DNA contains the following:
- the LOC123187084 gene encoding rhomboid-like protein 19 has product MMESQPLQAPTAEPHGAGAADDQPGAGAPPAVVPGKEFTRTCKGLVVVLIGGYVLLQLLPSSLNYLAIIPAKTIPFVWTVFTAGYIEQVLPGAIGSSLGLLFCGKDIEPVWGRKEFLKFIILINSICGILAFCIAVALYYVTGKESFLVTPLSGFHGALAGFLVGLKQLLPNLELPMCFFWKIKAKWMPFFVMCFSTIMAFIVPDSINFLPTLLSGMYVSWLYLRYFQKNPLTGLKGDPSDDFSFPSLFPDAMRPVTDPVANLFDRMLCARSKPSEIALPVTDPTKASRRRERGERVLEERMAADHAADAEAPAHSAED; this is encoded by the exons ATGATGGAGAGCCAGCCGCTGCAGGCCCCGACGGCCGAGCCCCACGGCGCCGGAGCCGCGGACGACCAGCCCGGAGCCGGAGCTCCCCCCGCCGTC GTTCCCGGCAAGGAGTTCACGCGGACCTGCAAGGGCCTCGTCGTCGTGCTCATCGGCGGCTACGTGCTGCTCCAGCTCCTCCCGTCCTCCCTCAACTACCTCGCCATCATCCCCGCCAA GACAATTCCCTTTGTATGGACCGTCTTCACGGCCGGTTACATTGAGCAAGTCCTCCCAGGG GCTATTGGCAGTTCCCTTGGTCTTCTCTTCTGCGGGAAGGACATCGAACCAGTCTGGGGCCGCAAGGAGTTCTTGAAGTTCATTATCTTGATCAACTCCATCTGCGGCATCCTTGCGTTCTGCATTGCTGTCGCACTGTACTATGTCACCGGGAAAGAGAGCTTCCT TGTAACGCCACTTTCTGGCTTCCATGGCGCCCTTGCCGGCTTTCTGGTTGGCCTGAAGCAGCTGTTGCCAAACCTTGAGCTCCCCATGTGCTTTTTCTGGAAAATAAAGGCTAAG TGGATGCCATTCTTTGTCATGTGCTTCTCAACTATCATGGCCTTCATTGTGCCGGATTCCATCAACTTCCTGCCGACTTTGTTGTCTGGGATGTACGTCAGCTGGCTTTACCTGAGATACTTCCAGAAGAACCCACTGACAGGGCTTAAGGGCGACCCAAGTGATGACTTCTCCTTCCCCAGCTTGTTCCCAGATGCCATGCG GCCAGTCACAGACCCAGTTGCTAACCTGTTCGACCGGATGTTGTGTGCGAGGTCCAAGCCTTCGGAAATTGCCCTCCCAGTTACCGATCCTACCAAGGCATCGAGAAGAAG GGAGCGTGGCGAGAGGGTTCTCGAGGAAAGGATGGCCGCGGACCATGCGGCTGACGCCGAAGCCCCAGCCCACTCCGCGGAAGATTAA
- the LOC123187085 gene encoding eukaryotic translation initiation factor 3 subunit M isoform X1, with protein sequence MATIVNTTEEEPMLAVVRSTAELAWADAGAEVADPEVARLCAEAQQHVLAARWLDMANLMLANADLLLLAPRLSDKAAADLECVLTVICNLVTKAGSEDEALEIAKLICAKLTHQPGEKPTLRIKVLFSLYNLLPSLSGKALVYRKALELAAAAGKAAADCVVPTFKNIDAFVAYWGIGKPEQRDLFLAVTRILKDQKGMTKEYFKFLNKYLATFDGSADEADAIGAAKEEAAAAIIEFVKSSDLYQCDLLDMPAVAQLEKDEKYQPVYELLKIFLTLRLDSYLAFQTANSSLLQGYGLVHEECITKMRLMSLLDLSGHCSGEIPYSAITKALEINDDEVEYWIVKAISSKILDCKVDQLNQLVIVSRHTARVFGMPQWQSLRSKLGVWRGNIANAINTIQANKVTEDGGQGMQGLMIR encoded by the exons ATGGCGACGATCGTCAACACCACGGAGGAGGAGCCGATGCTGGCGGTGGTGCGCTCCACGGCGGAGCTCGCCTGGGCCGACGCGGGCGCCGAGGTCGCCGACCCGGAGGTGGCCCGCCTCTGCGCCGAGGCGCAGCAGCACGTCCTCGCCGCCCGCTGGCTCGACATGGCCAACCTCATGCTCGCCAacgccgacctcctcctcctcgccccacGCCTCTCCGACAAAG CGGCCGCAGATCTCGAGTGCGTCCTCACCGTCATCTGCAACCTCGTCACCAAGGCCGGATCCGAGGACGAGGCGCTGGAGATCGCCAAGCTCATCTGCGCCAAGCTCACCCACCAGCCGGGCGAGAAGCCCACGCTGCGCATCAAAGt CCTGTTCAGCCTGTACAACCTGCTGCCGAGCCTCTCCGGCAAGGCCTTGGTCTACAGGAAGGCgctcgagctcgccgccgccgccgggaaggCCGCCGCCGACTGCGTCGTCCCCACCTTCAAGAACATCGACGCCTTTGTCGCCTACTGGGGCATCGGCAAGCCGGAGCAGAGGGACCTGTTCCTTGCCGTCACCAGGATTCTTAAAGACCAGAAGGG CATGACCAAGGAGTACTTCAAGTTTCTGAACAAGTACCTGGCCACGTTCGATGGATCGGCTGATGAGGCCGACGCAATCGGTGCGGCAAAGGAAGAAGCTGCTGCAGCAATCATTGAGTTTGTCAAGTCATCTGATCTCTATCAG TGTGACCTGCTCGACATGCCAGCTGTTGCACAGCTTGAGAAAGATGAGAAGTATCAGCCAGTTTACGAGCTACTGAAGATATTCCTTACTCTGAGGCTCGATTCCTATTTAGCGTTTCAGACTGCTAACTCTAGCTTGCTGCAAGGATATG GACTGGTTCATGAGGAGTGCATAACCAAAATGCGTCTGATGTCCCTGCTTGATCTGAGCGGCCATTGTTCTGGGGAAATTCCTTACTCTGCAATTACAAAAGCCCTTGAG ATCAATGATGATGAGGTGGAATATTGGATTGTGAAAGCAATTTCGTCCAAGATTCTGGACTGCAAAGTTGACCAGCTTAATCAATTGGTCATTGTCAG CCGGCATACTGCGAGGGTCTTCGGGATGCCACAATGGCAGAGTCTACGTTCAAAGCTTGGAGTGTGGAGG GGAAATATCGCAAATGCTATCAACACAATCCAAGCTAACAAGGTGACTGAAGATGGCGGGCAGGGGATGCAAGGATTGATGATCCGCTGA
- the LOC123187085 gene encoding eukaryotic translation initiation factor 3 subunit M isoform X2: MATIVNTTEEEPMLAVVRSTAELAWADAGAEVADPEVARLCAEAQQHVLAARWLDMANLMLANADLLLLAPRLSDKDLECVLTVICNLVTKAGSEDEALEIAKLICAKLTHQPGEKPTLRIKVLFSLYNLLPSLSGKALVYRKALELAAAAGKAAADCVVPTFKNIDAFVAYWGIGKPEQRDLFLAVTRILKDQKGMTKEYFKFLNKYLATFDGSADEADAIGAAKEEAAAAIIEFVKSSDLYQCDLLDMPAVAQLEKDEKYQPVYELLKIFLTLRLDSYLAFQTANSSLLQGYGLVHEECITKMRLMSLLDLSGHCSGEIPYSAITKALEINDDEVEYWIVKAISSKILDCKVDQLNQLVIVSRHTARVFGMPQWQSLRSKLGVWRGNIANAINTIQANKVTEDGGQGMQGLMIR, encoded by the exons ATGGCGACGATCGTCAACACCACGGAGGAGGAGCCGATGCTGGCGGTGGTGCGCTCCACGGCGGAGCTCGCCTGGGCCGACGCGGGCGCCGAGGTCGCCGACCCGGAGGTGGCCCGCCTCTGCGCCGAGGCGCAGCAGCACGTCCTCGCCGCCCGCTGGCTCGACATGGCCAACCTCATGCTCGCCAacgccgacctcctcctcctcgccccacGCCTCTCCGACAAAG ATCTCGAGTGCGTCCTCACCGTCATCTGCAACCTCGTCACCAAGGCCGGATCCGAGGACGAGGCGCTGGAGATCGCCAAGCTCATCTGCGCCAAGCTCACCCACCAGCCGGGCGAGAAGCCCACGCTGCGCATCAAAGt CCTGTTCAGCCTGTACAACCTGCTGCCGAGCCTCTCCGGCAAGGCCTTGGTCTACAGGAAGGCgctcgagctcgccgccgccgccgggaaggCCGCCGCCGACTGCGTCGTCCCCACCTTCAAGAACATCGACGCCTTTGTCGCCTACTGGGGCATCGGCAAGCCGGAGCAGAGGGACCTGTTCCTTGCCGTCACCAGGATTCTTAAAGACCAGAAGGG CATGACCAAGGAGTACTTCAAGTTTCTGAACAAGTACCTGGCCACGTTCGATGGATCGGCTGATGAGGCCGACGCAATCGGTGCGGCAAAGGAAGAAGCTGCTGCAGCAATCATTGAGTTTGTCAAGTCATCTGATCTCTATCAG TGTGACCTGCTCGACATGCCAGCTGTTGCACAGCTTGAGAAAGATGAGAAGTATCAGCCAGTTTACGAGCTACTGAAGATATTCCTTACTCTGAGGCTCGATTCCTATTTAGCGTTTCAGACTGCTAACTCTAGCTTGCTGCAAGGATATG GACTGGTTCATGAGGAGTGCATAACCAAAATGCGTCTGATGTCCCTGCTTGATCTGAGCGGCCATTGTTCTGGGGAAATTCCTTACTCTGCAATTACAAAAGCCCTTGAG ATCAATGATGATGAGGTGGAATATTGGATTGTGAAAGCAATTTCGTCCAAGATTCTGGACTGCAAAGTTGACCAGCTTAATCAATTGGTCATTGTCAG CCGGCATACTGCGAGGGTCTTCGGGATGCCACAATGGCAGAGTCTACGTTCAAAGCTTGGAGTGTGGAGG GGAAATATCGCAAATGCTATCAACACAATCCAAGCTAACAAGGTGACTGAAGATGGCGGGCAGGGGATGCAAGGATTGATGATCCGCTGA
- the LOC123187086 gene encoding probable glucuronosyltransferase Os04g0103100: protein MASIRRPHSPARAQHLLRHNHPFATASPPSSPLRHASSAASAAAPSSSPRKPGYPHPFLFFSRRPLPRFAAFFLLGSFIGLLHLLSHLPLHHTLPSHSSSSPHPTHLHHHPQDQPMTQQQQQYLADDAAGGGEEGDANDKLLIVVTPTRARASQAYYLSRMGQTLRLVRPPVLWVVVEAGKPTAEAALALRRTAVMHRYVGCCDALNASASPAVDFRPHQLNAGLEVVENHRLDGVVYFADEEGVYSLPLFDRLRQIRRFGTWPVPTISEGGHDVVLEGPVCKQNQVVGWHTSGGANKLQRFHVAMSGFAFNSTMLWDPRLRSHRAWNSIRHPEMVEQGFQGTTFVEQLVEDESQMEGIPADCSQIMNWHVPFGSESPVYPKGWRSAANLDVIIPLK, encoded by the exons ATGGCGTCGATCCGGCGGCCGCACTCGCCGGCCAGGGCGCAGCACCTGCTGCGGCACAACCACCCCTtcgccaccgcctcgccgccctcctcaccgctgcgccacgcctcctccgccgcctcggccgccgcgccctcctcctcgccgaggAAGCCGGGCTACCCGCACCCGTTCCTCTTCTTctcccgccgcccgctgccgcgcttcgccgccttcttcctcctcggctcCTTCATCGGCCTGCTCCACCTCCTCTCCCACCTCCCGCTCCACCACACCCTCccctcccactcctcctcctccccccaccccacccacctccaccaccacccgcagGACCAGCCCATgacccagcagcagcagcagtacctAGCCGACgacgcggccggcggcggcgaggagggggaCGCCAACGACAAGCTGCTCATCGTCGTCACGCCCACGCGCGCGCGGGCCTCGCAGGCCTACTACCTGAGCCGGATGGGCCAGACGCTGCGCCTGGTCCGCCCGCCCGTGCTCTGGGTCGTCGTCGAGGCCGGCAAGCCCACCGCCGAGGCCGCCCTCGCGCTGCGCCGCACCGCCGTCATGCACCGCTACGTCGGCTGCTGCGACGCCCTCAACGCCTCCGCCTCCCCCGCCGTCGACTTCCGCCCGCACCAGCTCAACGCCGGCCTCGAGGTCGTCGAGAACCACCGCCTCGACGGCGTCGTCTACTTCGCCGACGAGGAGGGCGTCTACTCCCTGCCGCTCTTCGACCGCCTCCGCCAGATCAG GAGGTTCGGCACATGGCCTGTTCCGACGATCTCCGAGGGCGGCCACGACGTGGTGCTGGAAGGGCCCGTATGCAAGCAGAACCAAGTTGTGGGGTGGCACACAAGTGGGGGTGCCAACAAGCTCCAGAGATTTCATGTCGCCATGTCGGGCTTCGCGTTCAACAGCACCATGCTCTGGGATCCCAGGCTGAGGTCCCATCGGGCCTGGAACTCGATCCGGCACCCGGAAATGGTGGAACAGGGCTTCCAA GGAACCACGTTTGTGGAGCAGTTAGTGGAGGATGAGAGCCAGATGGAGGGCATACCTGCAGACTGCTCCCAAATAATGAACTGGCATGTGCCATTTGGATCTGAGAGCCCGGTCTATCCCAAAGGGTGGCGGTCCGCGGCGAATCTGGATGTGATTATCCCTCTAAAATAA
- the LOC123187087 gene encoding uncharacterized protein encodes MGGAGDDALPGVPRICVCQSRLASVHCALPALARAGVALGSSPGSASMCELRGNRGAGAEVLEEAPPPSLRTCRSPSGHRCRDFQNTECISCLAMLLIRQPNWIQTGLATRATPSKMNSIGRCLLNSEGKHLADTFVRVEGMSFDSCQEAYK; translated from the exons ATGGGGGGCGCCGGTGATGACGCTCTGCCCGGAGTTCCGCGGATCTGCGTCTGCCAGTCGCGTTTGGCCTCCGTCCACTGTGCTCTGCCGGCCCTGGCCCGCGCCGGGGTGGCCCTTGGCTCGTCACCAGGCTCAGCTAGCATGTGTGA GCTGAGGGGTAATCGAGGAGCCGGTGCCGAGGTCCTAGAGGAGGCGCCGCCGCCTTCATTGCGGACCTGCAGGTCGCCATCTGGACATCGCTGCCGAG ATTTTCAGAACACTGAGTGCATATCTTGCCTTGCAATGCTGCTGATTCGACAACC GAACTGGATTCAAACTGGACTTGCGACCAGAGCAACCCCAAGCAAGATGAACTCGATTGGAAGATGTCTTCTAAACTCTGAAGGCAAGCACTTGGCCGACACTTTTGTTCGTGTAGAAGGCATGTCATTTGATTCATGCCAAGAAGcgtacaaatag